tgtactcgttttggctttcgaacttttttcatctgagcgtcactggttagtcttgtgtgaacgaaacgcgtgtctgacatatacatttttaaacctgttaccttttgttagctattattcgtgtgtttcccTGTCCTATATATTCTCccgtttatttgtattgtagtcctgtcatgtaatgttgtcattttaatgttatatttaacattgccataaaagcgggaggttttgcatacaaaaaaaaacaggttcaacccaccattttttttcttaaaatgtcctgtaccaagtcaggaaaatggtcattcttatattatagttcgtttttgtgtgtgttacattttaatgttgtgtttctgttgtgtcgtagttcttctcttatatttgatgtgtttctctcagttttagtttttaacccggaATAGTTTTTTTctgaatcgatttatgaatttcgaacagcggtatactactgttgcattttaaaaaaaaatctttacttacatctagaaaATTGATAATGAATATAGGTTGATAATAAAACTTTACAGAGAGATGATTCCACCTTCCTGAATGTTAACTCTCAATTGTTATGTACTTCTACTTCTATGTGGTTAATCTGCAGTCGAAATTTCCATAACGCAGATATACTGTGCGAGTGTGTCAATCAGTACACTCcaagttaaaaaataaacaaaaacttttGTGTATTTAcaggaacaaaaacaaataaaataatgtgaTGTTTGCAACAACTGTACAGGGTTAAAATCAGGCATCAATAGTAACACCAGGAATTGCCACACACAGACCCGGAAGGCGTCTGTTGTGGGGGCTTGGATGGCACTTTCAAGTAGTTGGTTCCAGTTAAGAAGTGTTCTTTGGATGAAACTGTATTTATAGGCATCCGTTGAAGTGCTGACTCTGGAAAACCTGTCTCTGTGGTATTGTCGGGTTAGTCTCCTGATGTAATCTGGAATAATGACTGATGCTTCTCCATGTAGGATCGTATATAGGAGTATGAGCCTGGCTCCTTGTTTTCGTGGTGCTAGTGTTGGCCAGCCAAGTGTCTGTAGGTTGTTGGTTACAGTTCCTGGTTCCTGAGAATAGGTTGTTGTTTCAAATTGGGCAGCTCTTCGTTGTATCATCTCGATTTGGTTAATATGGCACTTTTTATATGGGTCCCATATGCATGATGCATACTCAAGGTGAGGTCGAACTAATGTTTTGAATGAGCTCTCTTTTATGTCTTGTGGGCACTTATTGAAGTTCCTTCTTAAAAAAACAAGTGCTCTCTTGGCTTTTGATGTTGCTTATGATGACCCCCATTCATGTCCTCTGATAGTTCTAAGCCGAGGTATGGGTAGTGATAAACAGTTCCCAGGTAATTTCCAATCATATGGTAGTTGTGAACAACAGGACTGCGTTTTCTGGTCACCCTAAGGATGAAACATTTTGCTGGATGGAATGGCATCTCCCAGCATCTTGCCCATTCTACCAGTTGCGTAAGGTCTTGTTGTAGATACTGGTATGTATCCGAGTTGTGGACGCTTCTGTACAAGAAGGAGTCGTCAGCAAACAGTCGTAGACTGGTACATGGCGATATAGAATCGCCTATGTCGTTGATATACAGCAGGAAGCATAGGGTCCATGGACCGTCTTCTGGTGTACACCAGAACATACTGCTTCCATATCACTCATTTCACCATCTACACAAACTCGTTGATTTCCTTTGGTAAGCTATGCGCTCATCCAGCCGAGAACATCTCCGCAGATACCGTAGTagctaattttttttcaaaagccgCTGGTGTGGGACTGTGTCAAATGCCTTAGAAAAATATAGAACAAGCATATCTATTTGTTCTCTCATATCTAAAGATCGTGCCACTGATTCTATTGTGTTCACCAGTTGTGTTTCACAGGAGCGATGTTGTCTGAAACCGTGTTGGTAGTCTACTAAAATGTTGTGTTTTTCTAATTGGTTCATTACATGGCGGTATATGATATGTTCCATTGTTTTACAGCATATAGGGGTTAGAGAGAAAGGGAATCGGGATTCACGTCAACTCCGGACTgtccggaatattccggagtgAGGGAACCGGGATGCAGGCGGAGGGAATCGGGATTTAGGCGGAGGGAGGAtcccttctgctgttgtctgctcttttctcggtttgttgtctcttagacacattccccatttccattgtcaattttgttgagatgATGGCTGGGATGCTGTGTAATctaatataaaattatcaaatttcgTGAATGGAACATCATAATGAATTTCCTTAAACTTTTCAACCGAGATATGAGGCATATCTATTCATATTATAATGTATACTGACTTTGGAAAAAGTATTTCGTGCCAGAATCAGGTTGAATTGGGGTATACATGACGACTTTCCAGGAAACAGGAAaagaacatttgttttttttttcaatttctgtaCATGTATGATAAAAGTTGAAAACAGCAAAAAGTGTTTGCTAGAATGCACAAATCATAGATGTATTGATCCTCTCACTGAAATATCATTATGCACATGTATCATCAGGTTGTGGGCGTCTcggatatttgtaaaaaaaaatgcatttttgaaGTTGTACAAAAGTTATTGTTGAAACAGGACGGTTTGATTTTCTACATTACTTGGTCTTTAAAAAGGTTGAAAACGGAACTGCTTAATGTGTTTATCACACTAATGAATATATGTATAGCTAATTTGACATAATTTGATTCGATTGTCGATCACGCTGATTTTTAAAGCTTACTGGCAATCCATAGAAAAAACACATCAATTGTAAATTGCACattgttgtgtttcttttttttaaagataacattTTGTACCAGTTTAATTCATTTTCACATAAATTTTGATGATACGTCCTGACAAATGCACTCATTTGCTTCAAACAAAACTGAACTAAAATCATATAGACACAAATATCCATTCTGAGGCAGCATGTCTGTTAATACTAATATTTTAGCATACAGTCACTAAGATATTCATCACACTGTCAAAGCTTATTTTTCAAAATTCGTACAATATCTGCAATTATTTTAACACCAATGTCCATTTTCAGAGGCCCATGGGGAAACATTAAAGCATTGTGAAATCCTTCAGGATAATGAGCCAGTTCTGTTTTAACATTTAAGTATTTGAGTTTCTCGTGAAACATTATACCATCATCACGTATAAAATCATATCCACATGTCATGATGTAAGTAAACGGAAGTCCTGATAAAGTCTCGTCATCCGCTATCAATGGCGAAATTAAAGGTTCTTTAAGATATCCTTctacttttttaaataattcttgATTTCCAAAATCTTTCTTATATTCAATATTTTCCCATAAGTCCTTCGTTCGAACGTACTTTTTTGGCATCCATTTTTTCTGATCGACGCTGTCAAAATATTTAGACTTTTTGAATTCAGGTGATGTGTGAttgtttatcaaaaattgatGTGCGTACGCAGGTGATAAATTGAGATAGTTTGTAAGAAAAACCAAAGAATTCGGAGAGTTTATACTCTTGTTAAGGTAAAGGACATTTTCCATATATCCTGTCGTCTGCCAATTTATAATTTGCAAAACGGGAACAAGCACGAGTTGTAAAGCTATCCGTTTTTGAAGTCGAAGGGATATTGCTGCCGCCATGTTTCCTCCAGCACTGTCGCCTCCTATGGCAACTCGCGACGAATCAACACCTAGTGTGTCACTGTTATCTAAGACATACTCCACAACATCGAAGCAATCGTTAAGTGGTACTGGAAACGGATGCTGTGGACTGAGTCTGtagcttaaatataaaaatagataaaattgaaaatggaaatggggaatgtgtcaaatcgacaacaacctgaccatagagcagacaacattgTAAATACAATGGGACACACTATGTAACAATTAGTACACAACGTCTTTATTTCAATCAAATTTGACGGGTTTTTGTTTGAGTTAGAGGTTACAAGCTTGCCAGGTCGCAGTTCGTCCGCCAAACCCCTCGAAATCGCAGGTCGCCCCAAACACCTCGAGATCGCAGGACGCCCGCCAAACACCACGAAATTGCAGGACGCCCGCCAAACCCCTCGAAATCGCAGGTCAGATTGGATTCATGTTGAAGCAAACAATGCATTTCAGGAAATAATCTACAAATTGCAATGTATATGGCTTTTTTTCTCATCTACGACGAAAGTCGCGGAAAGTGGGACACATGAATTGCTTTTCTCTAGGTCAGAGTCTAGTGTCTTTTAATTAATAAGCAATGTTCAATGCCATGTTTTCTTTCAATTAATAAGCAATGTTCAATGCCATGTTTTCTTTCAATTAATTAAGCAATGTTTAATGCCAAGTTTTctccttaggcagcaaccatttgattttctgggggggggacaatttttttctttcaattttagcattacatatagtggcagctgagggtgaaacaaacaatttcttttctcagaatcaaaaacaaattatttttttctccaaaaactggaaacaaacttttttttccaaaataaaccatagccaccccccccccccccccagaaaatcaaatggttgctgccttaagcAAGTAGATAGGAACTACTTGTGATAGATTAATGATGGTTTTTATAAATTCGCATCACTATCAGATCATATCAGTTTAATGACTATTTCTAGGTCCTATATTCAATGTTATGGTTCAGCGACTTTGAATTATTGCTTTCAatcataggtttttttttaattttttgccgACAGGTGAGACATAGTTTGTTCAATATTACGTTTCGTTTTCTACCTTTTAGATAGAAATGTTGTGCACTCAACTCAAATATATAAAGCCTACTAAAACAAAGGCAGCTCATAGAGCAGCAGGTGTGTGTCAAGAAAAggtaaagatacatgtatgtgtccacagtacacagatGCTCCACTCGCGCTATCATtctctatgtttagtg
The window above is part of the Mytilus edulis chromosome 6, xbMytEdul2.2, whole genome shotgun sequence genome. Proteins encoded here:
- the LOC139528594 gene encoding arylacetamide deacetylase-like isoform X1 — its product is MKVRFRVFVIVCSVLVLWVALFLYVFLDTPVPDEFPEDFKFKLMDGLMRLHGFLMSGMTSLGLIEYFSPADRKIGDWFILTMTTGFPWGSGVDSRLQITDTKLRDVRVKIYQPANSLGKKKRPVLVYFHGGGWSLLSADCYDPIMRKISRESEVVVISVDYRLSPQHPFPVPLNDCFDVVEYVLDNSDTLGVDSSRVAIGGDSAGGNMAAAISLRLQKRIALQLVLVPVLQIINWQTTGYMENVLYLNKSINSPNSLVFLTNYLNLSPAYAHQFLINNHTSPEFKKSKYFDSVDQKKWMPKKYVRTKDLWENIEYKKDFGNQELFKKVEGYLKEPLISPLIADDETLSGLPFTYIMTCGYDFIRDDGIMFHEKLKYLNVKTELAHYPEGFHNALMFPHGPLKMDIGVKIIADIVRILKNKL
- the LOC139528594 gene encoding arylacetamide deacetylase-like isoform X2, translated to MASRTTFTIVAVLLSVFLYFYLDAHVPEPFPQKFKLKIMDAFMKTYGHVMSGMTSLGLIEYFSPADRKIGDWFILTMTTGFPWGSGVDSRLQITDTKLRDVRVKIYQPANSLGKKKRPVLVYFHGGGWSLLSADCYDPIMRKISRESEVVVISVDYRLSPQHPFPVPLNDCFDVVEYVLDNSDTLGVDSSRVAIGGDSAGGNMAAAISLRLQKRIALQLVLVPVLQIINWQTTGYMENVLYLNKSINSPNSLVFLTNYLNLSPAYAHQFLINNHTSPEFKKSKYFDSVDQKKWMPKKYVRTKDLWENIEYKKDFGNQELFKKVEGYLKEPLISPLIADDETLSGLPFTYIMTCGYDFIRDDGIMFHEKLKYLNVKTELAHYPEGFHNALMFPHGPLKMDIGVKIIADIVRILKNKL